A DNA window from Bacillus sp. SM2101 contains the following coding sequences:
- a CDS encoding MerR family transcriptional regulator → MKIGQFSKENKISINTTRHYIDLGLITPEKASGQYQFDEQCHRDVKDIIYLKNLGFSLSEIKTIFQYKRLGKLSALENNEFYKEIFVEKLHTIEHKIVEYEETRQNLQNELTQLNTTNKPKQLKMGMSLSVLPLLECKKCGAALSIKNGDIVNNQILHGVLQCNCEHEHFIKDGILFTPQTIHHAHHVKSPSHMMNEFNYFISDYIKETDEKYLDHLYQAVDWFYKRVNFEQLTHKILLHLGTGIGFSLRHIYNSLPKDCLYIAVDHDYQRHYVLKSILETYEEQKNILFICSDFLHIPLKKEAVDFLIDTGSSEHSFQHENFLIEEVQLYLKEESNLIGAYLTYENYHIKNEINPSYRQNFQLNNIKEKLKTLRYDLADDMVSIPVDQSPGKYELQLLDGEKMYTYLYYGKRLG, encoded by the coding sequence ATGAAAATAGGACAATTTTCTAAAGAAAATAAAATAAGCATAAATACAACTAGACACTACATAGACCTTGGCTTAATAACACCTGAGAAAGCATCCGGACAGTATCAATTTGATGAACAGTGTCACAGAGATGTAAAGGATATTATTTACTTAAAAAACCTCGGCTTTTCGTTAAGTGAAATAAAAACAATCTTTCAATATAAAAGACTTGGCAAATTATCCGCACTAGAAAATAACGAATTTTACAAAGAGATTTTTGTAGAAAAGCTACATACGATAGAACATAAAATAGTCGAATACGAAGAAACGAGACAAAATTTGCAAAATGAACTTACCCAATTAAATACAACGAATAAACCTAAACAGCTTAAAATGGGTATGAGCTTATCAGTGCTCCCACTTTTAGAATGTAAAAAATGCGGCGCTGCTTTAAGCATTAAAAATGGAGACATCGTTAACAATCAAATCTTACATGGTGTTCTTCAATGTAACTGTGAGCATGAACACTTTATTAAAGACGGAATTCTCTTCACCCCACAAACCATTCATCATGCTCACCACGTTAAAAGTCCAAGTCATATGATGAATGAATTCAACTATTTTATATCAGATTACATTAAGGAAACAGATGAAAAATATTTAGATCATCTATATCAGGCTGTTGACTGGTTTTATAAAAGGGTTAATTTTGAACAATTAACGCATAAAATATTGCTCCATCTTGGTACCGGAATTGGTTTCTCATTAAGGCATATCTATAACTCCTTGCCTAAAGATTGCCTCTATATTGCGGTTGATCATGATTACCAACGACATTACGTATTAAAAAGTATTTTAGAAACTTATGAAGAACAGAAAAATATCTTATTTATTTGTTCTGATTTCCTACATATTCCATTAAAAAAAGAAGCAGTCGATTTTTTAATTGATACAGGCAGTTCAGAGCATAGCTTTCAACATGAAAACTTTTTAATAGAGGAAGTACAGCTTTATTTAAAAGAAGAAAGTAATTTAATCGGTGCATATTTGACGTATGAAAACTATCATATAAAAAATGAAATCAATCCGTCTTATAGACAAAACTTTCAACTTAATAACATCAAAGAGAAATTAAAAACTTTACGTTATGACCTTGCCGACGATATGGTCTCTATTCCAGTTGATCAATCCCCTGGAAAGTATGAATTGCAATTACTAGATGGCGAGAAGATGTATACTTATCTTTATTATGGAAAAAGGTTGGGTTAA
- a CDS encoding MFS transporter: MRNKLSQMFDPKSDVKNLILLSFGSIVSLFGSFVYSFAISLYVLTVTGSGLSFATNLILSIIPTIILGPVAGVITDRLNRKFILVFSDVLSGVVLLVLYVISLHELHLYWIYAITFILNVFSTFASVSIESSKPNIVHENNLMKINAITRIIFSISFTLGPIIGGMVFAFVNIKTFILINAISFIISSISECFINFRFNEKNSPNKENDHFFIELKEGFSYIISQKKLRGIIVLSILVNFFITLSSTIPVPFIITNVLKLHSTAFGIIEAAFPIGMLIGSIFIGKFISKFHYHKFLILMTMIISSLTILISGPLLFNQTYHPIFYTIFYCVLNIGFGISSSFVDIPIMTFIQQMVPDQLRGRVISTGLTIVKAIVPIAMILSGTLLNIISPYWLPLVGGSTLLSISLYMYFTKEIRSISLRHHTQNAEAP; the protein is encoded by the coding sequence TTGAGGAATAAATTAAGTCAAATGTTTGATCCAAAATCTGATGTAAAAAATTTGATCTTACTTTCATTTGGAAGCATTGTCTCGTTATTTGGATCTTTCGTTTACTCATTTGCTATCAGTTTATATGTTTTGACAGTAACAGGTTCGGGGCTTTCATTTGCAACAAACTTAATATTATCTATTATACCGACCATTATTTTAGGACCTGTAGCTGGAGTTATCACAGACCGTCTGAACCGTAAATTCATACTAGTTTTTAGTGATGTATTAAGTGGCGTGGTGCTTCTTGTTTTATATGTAATTAGTCTTCATGAACTCCATTTATATTGGATTTATGCAATTACATTTATTTTAAATGTCTTCAGTACATTTGCTAGTGTGAGCATCGAATCATCTAAACCAAATATTGTTCATGAAAATAACTTGATGAAGATCAACGCGATCACAAGAATAATTTTTTCAATTTCTTTTACTTTAGGACCAATTATAGGAGGAATGGTATTTGCTTTTGTTAATATAAAAACCTTTATATTAATAAATGCTATCTCCTTTATCATTTCAAGTATAAGTGAGTGCTTTATTAATTTCCGATTCAATGAAAAAAATTCTCCTAACAAAGAAAATGACCACTTTTTCATAGAGCTAAAGGAAGGTTTTTCCTATATTATTTCTCAAAAAAAATTACGAGGCATTATCGTTCTGTCAATACTTGTTAACTTTTTTATTACTTTATCATCAACCATTCCAGTTCCGTTTATTATTACAAATGTTTTAAAGCTTCATTCTACTGCATTCGGAATCATTGAAGCGGCATTTCCAATTGGTATGCTAATTGGATCTATTTTCATTGGAAAATTTATTTCAAAGTTCCATTATCATAAGTTTTTAATACTTATGACTATGATCATCTCCAGTTTAACAATCCTCATTAGTGGACCATTGCTCTTTAACCAAACTTATCACCCTATTTTTTACACAATATTTTATTGTGTATTAAATATAGGCTTTGGGATTTCTTCATCATTTGTGGATATCCCTATCATGACGTTTATTCAACAAATGGTTCCTGATCAGTTAAGAGGGAGAGTTATAAGTACTGGCTTAACTATTGTTAAGGCCATTGTACCGATCGCTATGATACTGTCAGGAACACTACTAAACATCATCTCACCTTATTGGCTACCATTAGTCGGAGGATCAACACTGTTAAGCATAAGTTTATATATGTATTTCACGAAAGAAATAAGATCAATATCGTTGAGACACCATACACAGAATGCGGAAGCACCTTAA
- a CDS encoding histidine phosphatase family protein, with the protein MKTNLFFVRHAHATYTPDELGRPLSKQGLYDATQVTSILKDEKIDIVISSPFKRAIQTVDGIAQHRDMEIVLKDDFRERLLSDGPVENFLQAITAVWENEQLSFKGGESNIIAQARGVKVTKEILSKYEGKNIVVGTHGNIMVLIMNYFDPQFDFAFWKQLTMPDIYKLSFDGHELVDVYRLWSSQNH; encoded by the coding sequence ATGAAAACAAACTTATTTTTTGTGCGCCATGCTCATGCTACTTATACACCTGATGAATTAGGTAGGCCTCTGTCTAAACAAGGTCTATATGACGCAACTCAAGTAACATCTATTCTTAAAGACGAAAAAATCGATATCGTCATATCTAGCCCTTTCAAAAGAGCGATACAAACAGTTGACGGTATTGCCCAGCATAGAGATATGGAGATAGTACTAAAAGACGACTTTAGGGAAAGATTATTGTCTGACGGACCAGTTGAAAACTTCCTACAGGCTATAACAGCCGTTTGGGAAAATGAGCAGCTTTCATTCAAAGGTGGGGAATCAAATATAATTGCTCAGGCACGAGGTGTAAAGGTAACTAAAGAGATATTATCAAAATATGAAGGTAAAAATATAGTCGTCGGTACACATGGCAATATTATGGTATTAATCATGAATTACTTTGACCCACAATTTGATTTTGCCTTTTGGAAACAACTCACCATGCCAGATATTTATAAATTATCCTTTGATGGACATGAGTTAGTAGATGTCTATAGATTGTGGAGTTCTCAAAATCATTAA
- a CDS encoding MFS transporter produces MKLLSNRVFQIILFTDLIQQCAIWIRNIALLFFVMELTDNNAIYVSLLTVIEYTPIFLFSFVGGALADRWNPKKTMILGDFASALSICIIILFVNNGNWQVIFLATLVSSVVSQISQPSSSIIFKKHILEDMVAPAIGIIQSLQALFLIIGPIIGTLIYSWFGITASLVSITIAFFISSITLLFLPTPHKEHSHSSSRFIKELKDGVRYVKNSRNLSIIAIAFVFIGLGAGIVQPLDIFIVIDRLGLDKESIQWLYMLAGIGMFVGSIMAAILGNKFKMKRVIVGGLCFLSFSLIIEVLSVWFVLTATMNFITGLILAMWQTMLGMLIIKMIDEKYIGRTNGILTPLFIGGMLVGSAVAGPLVTYTSLIVTYFTAAIIIIVGAMVSIKLNLTNLSVNQPNESKELPYETKISNEFN; encoded by the coding sequence ATGAAGTTATTATCAAATAGAGTTTTCCAAATCATTCTTTTCACGGATTTAATTCAGCAATGTGCTATTTGGATTCGAAACATTGCATTATTGTTTTTTGTAATGGAATTAACTGATAATAATGCAATTTATGTTTCATTGCTAACTGTGATTGAATACACCCCGATTTTTCTTTTTTCTTTTGTTGGAGGAGCGTTAGCAGACAGGTGGAATCCTAAAAAGACAATGATCTTAGGGGATTTCGCTAGCGCTTTATCCATATGCATCATCATCTTATTTGTGAATAACGGAAATTGGCAGGTTATTTTTCTAGCTACACTTGTCTCTAGTGTTGTTAGCCAAATATCACAGCCTTCATCTTCCATAATATTTAAAAAACATATTCTAGAAGATATGGTTGCTCCTGCAATAGGAATTATTCAAAGCTTGCAAGCACTATTTTTAATCATTGGTCCAATTATCGGAACGTTAATCTACAGTTGGTTTGGCATTACCGCTTCCTTAGTAAGTATCACGATTGCATTTTTCATTTCGTCTATCACATTATTGTTCCTACCAACACCGCATAAAGAGCACTCACATAGCTCTTCTAGGTTTATTAAAGAATTGAAAGATGGAGTTCGATACGTAAAGAACTCAAGAAATTTAAGTATTATTGCAATTGCTTTTGTTTTCATTGGATTAGGAGCAGGTATTGTTCAACCGTTGGACATTTTCATTGTTATTGATCGTTTAGGCCTGGATAAAGAGAGTATTCAATGGCTTTATATGCTAGCCGGCATAGGAATGTTTGTTGGAAGTATTATGGCTGCTATATTAGGCAACAAGTTTAAGATGAAAAGGGTAATTGTCGGAGGGTTATGTTTCTTGTCTTTCTCACTTATCATAGAGGTTTTGTCTGTATGGTTTGTATTAACAGCGACAATGAATTTTATAACAGGCTTAATATTAGCCATGTGGCAAACGATGCTTGGAATGCTCATCATTAAAATGATAGATGAAAAGTATATAGGGAGAACAAATGGAATATTAACTCCATTATTTATTGGAGGAATGCTAGTGGGATCGGCTGTTGCTGGACCTTTGGTCACTTACACATCATTAATCGTTACTTATTTTACAGCTGCAATCATCATAATAGTCGGTGCTATGGTTAGCATTAAGCTTAATTTAACGAACTTATCTGTTAATCAGCCAAATGAATCTAAAGAATTACCTTATGAAACTAAAATTAGTAATGAGTTCAATTAA